In Paenibacillus protaetiae, the genomic stretch GCGGGTTATGAACGTCCAGGTCACGTATGTAGAAGCCGATGAAGAGGGCACAGTAACAGCTGAACAGGTGCTTGCCGCGCTGCAGCCCAATACGAAGCTGGTTATTGTTAACCACAGTTCCAATCTGCTTGGCACCATTCAGCCGGTTGAACAAATCGCTGAATCGCTTAAGGGGAAGGGGATTAAGCTGCTTGTAGACGCCGCCCAAAGCGCCGGACTGCTGCCAATAGACGTACAGGCGATGGGAATTGATATGCTCGCTTTTCCGGGCCATAAAGGGCTGTTAGGGCCGCAAGGAACCGGCGGGTTGTATATTCACCCCGATATTGATTTGGAGCCTCATATGCACGGCGGCACGGGCAGCCAGTCCGAAGCGCCGGAACAGCCGGCAGTCCGTCCAGACCGTTATGAAGCAGGCACATTAAATACGCCGGGGATTGCCGGTTTAGGCGCTGGTGTCCGTTATGTGCTTCAGGAAGGTACGGCAGCGATATACGAGAAGGAATGGCGATTGTCCCAGCGCATAATGGAAGGACTGCTTCAACTCAATCGGATACGAATATTAGGTCCGCGGCTCGGGTCTCCGAGAACCGGCATCGTCTCATTTGTGGCTGAAGGGATTGATCCGTCCGAAATGTCTTTTATTTTAGATCAGCATTACGGGATTGCGGTAAGAGCCGGATTCCATTGCACGCCGCTGGCTCATGAAAGTGCAGGGACTACGGGAACCGGCGCTGTTCGGGCAAGCGTGGGCTGTTTTACAACCGAAGAAGAATGCGACCGCCTCATTGAAGCGGTAAAAGAAATTAGCGCTCATTACTAAACAACAAGATCAGTGCACAAGTTAATCATCAAGAACCGGGAGCGATAAAAGTTCATGGAAGAGTGGAGTTCGAACCCTACAGTAGGGGCTGCAGTTGTCATTGTTATTGGCGTTATTATTATGGTTTTATGGGTATCGGCACTGGGACGCAAACTGAAGCGACTAAGAAAACAATATGTAGAAGTGATGGGCAGCTTTGGCGTTTCGAACATGGAGGAAGTCATTACAGGTCTGAAACAAACAATCGCTTCGCAGCAGCAGGTGATGGACCGCCAGCAGCAGGAGCTGCAAGCGCTGAAGGCACAGCAAAATGAGATGAAGGGGAAAGTAAGCGTAACCCGCTATAATGCTTTTTCCGAGCAGGGCAATAACTTGAGCTTCTCGATTGCGGTGTTAAACGAGCAGAAGGACGGTTATGTATTAACGGGGATTTATAACCGCGATAATACATACGTATATGCCAAGCCAATCGAAAAAGGCGAGTCTGTCCATCCGCTGTCGCCGGAAGAACGAAACGCCATCGATCAAGCCAAATAGCTTTTTGGCAGCAGGGATTTTGAATCCGGCCGTTAGAAGTGGAGGTCTGCGGCGGCGGTTTGATTGCGGGAAACAGCGGATACAGCAGTTCTGTTCACAATGGAATTAAACAAGCTTGCGGAAATGAGCTCGGAAAGCTTCATAACCAGATGAAGCCTTGTGTTCTGCAAAACGAAATATTCCATAAAACCGCCTACATTCACAATACCGGTAATATGAATGTCGCCGACCGGCGGCAAATCTTTATTAACGCCGGCGCCTGGGCGGACAGGACCGACGCCAACTTGCACGCAGCCGACGCTTGCAACTTGTCCGAGGCAAGCATCAATGCCGATTATAAATGGCCGGTGATGCTTCCGGTTAATAAGGAGCAAGGTTTCCTCCAGGTTCATAGCATGGACCGGTTCTTCCAACGTCCCGTATACCGAGAACATCGGGCTTTGGTATTGCGAGAGAGAGGAACCGACAAGAGGGCCCAAGGAATCGCCGGTGGAACGGTCGGTGCCGACGCAAACAATGACAACGGGGCGGGTGCCGGCCATTTCATCCAACATCGCGGTTAAGCGGGCCATCAGCTGGTGGGAAGCATTTGATTCCGTATAAAATACTTTTAAGGGCGAATCTTTAAAAAACGATAGTTTCATAGTTTCCCCTCCAATGAACCGATATGGTACTAGTATATGGAAGGATAGGCCATTTTATACGTAGAGACATGCTATAAAACCGGTGTCAGGAAAGGGCGGGACACAAGCAGCATCAGGCAGGGCTGGTATGGTGGCCGGGAGGCTGCTGCGCCTGCTTGTGCAGAGAAGCCTCTGCGCTGCCCATCCTTTAACAATCGTATAAGAATGTTCAACATGCATCATCCTGACAGGAGGGTTATACGGATGCTGATTGCTTTTGATTCCACGCAGCAGGCGCTCCGGGCGGAGATGCTGCTGGAATATGTCGAGATTGAAATCGATATATGCCCGACTCCCAAAGAAATAACCGCGGGCTGCGCTTTGTCGATTCAGTTCGCTGACGACGATTTGCAGGCGGTAGCCGAAGTGATAGCAAGCGAGCAAGTAGAGATCCGGGGGATCTTTAAAGCGGTGCAGCCGCATATGTATGAGGAAGTTTT encodes the following:
- a CDS encoding aminotransferase class V-fold PLP-dependent enzyme, encoding MKNNQSPVIYLDHAATSWPKPSSVIEAVQHAMLHEAANPGRGSHRMAVQASRVIFQARKELSKLFHVHNPNDIVFAANTTAALNLAIKGFIREGDHVIATAVEHNAVRRPLEYAKRVMNVQVTYVEADEEGTVTAEQVLAALQPNTKLVIVNHSSNLLGTIQPVEQIAESLKGKGIKLLVDAAQSAGLLPIDVQAMGIDMLAFPGHKGLLGPQGTGGLYIHPDIDLEPHMHGGTGSQSEAPEQPAVRPDRYEAGTLNTPGIAGLGAGVRYVLQEGTAAIYEKEWRLSQRIMEGLLQLNRIRILGPRLGSPRTGIVSFVAEGIDPSEMSFILDQHYGIAVRAGFHCTPLAHESAGTTGTGAVRASVGCFTTEEECDRLIEAVKEISAHY
- a CDS encoding DUF4446 family protein; its protein translation is MEEWSSNPTVGAAVVIVIGVIIMVLWVSALGRKLKRLRKQYVEVMGSFGVSNMEEVITGLKQTIASQQQVMDRQQQELQALKAQQNEMKGKVSVTRYNAFSEQGNNLSFSIAVLNEQKDGYVLTGIYNRDNTYVYAKPIEKGESVHPLSPEERNAIDQAK
- the yyaC gene encoding spore protease YyaC, which codes for MKLSFFKDSPLKVFYTESNASHQLMARLTAMLDEMAGTRPVVIVCVGTDRSTGDSLGPLVGSSLSQYQSPMFSVYGTLEEPVHAMNLEETLLLINRKHHRPFIIGIDACLGQVASVGCVQVGVGPVRPGAGVNKDLPPVGDIHITGIVNVGGFMEYFVLQNTRLHLVMKLSELISASLFNSIVNRTAVSAVSRNQTAAADLHF
- a CDS encoding DUF3343 domain-containing protein; the protein is MLIAFDSTQQALRAEMLLEYVEIEIDICPTPKEITAGCALSIQFADDDLQAVAEVIASEQVEIRGIFKAVQPHMYEEVLI